In Sphingomonas psychrotolerans, the following proteins share a genomic window:
- a CDS encoding Crp/Fnr family transcriptional regulator, protein MSELVELSQGERDALEKLEERQRPVRRGAVLQRENEPCNELFILRKGLMMSYVLLADGSRQILRFLFPGDMLGVSSAVYQEAPETLAALSDCVVSPFDRAALAEIMREHPRLSALILVYCQIERVALTDRLAALGRTSAKARVAALLLELRNRLRTTNKSIANAFALGLTQEEIGDATGLTAVHVNRMLRQLEEDGLITRESGRVTLLDERALGHAANYVNRYKGLDLSWLPPPRS, encoded by the coding sequence GTGAGCGAGCTCGTAGAGCTTTCCCAAGGGGAGAGGGATGCGCTCGAAAAACTGGAGGAACGTCAGCGGCCGGTGCGCCGCGGGGCGGTGCTGCAGCGTGAGAACGAGCCGTGCAACGAGCTCTTCATCCTGCGCAAGGGGCTGATGATGAGCTATGTGCTGCTCGCCGACGGCAGTCGCCAGATCCTCCGCTTCCTGTTTCCCGGCGACATGCTCGGCGTGTCGAGCGCGGTGTATCAGGAAGCACCCGAGACGCTCGCCGCGCTTTCCGATTGCGTGGTGTCGCCGTTCGATCGCGCCGCACTGGCCGAGATCATGCGCGAACATCCGCGGCTCTCGGCGCTGATCCTCGTTTATTGCCAGATCGAGCGCGTCGCTTTGACTGACCGGCTCGCCGCGCTCGGCCGAACCAGTGCCAAGGCGCGCGTCGCCGCATTGCTGCTCGAGCTGCGCAATCGCCTGCGCACGACCAATAAAAGCATCGCCAATGCCTTCGCGCTCGGTCTCACCCAGGAAGAGATCGGCGATGCGACCGGTCTCACCGCGGTGCACGTCAATCGCATGCTGCGCCAGCTCGAGGAGGACGGCCTGATCACCCGCGAATCCGGGCGCGTTACGCTCCTTGATGAGCGTGCGCTCGGGCATGCCGCAAATTATGTGAACCGCTATAAGGGCCTCGATCTGAGCTGGCTGCCGCCGCCGCGCAGCTGA
- a CDS encoding GntR family transcriptional regulator — protein sequence MTALEHDDSPVYLKLRATIAAAILRGEYRAGDQLPSVRALAAEHGANPLTVAKAYQSFQDDDYVEVRRGVGMFVLPGAVERLRIAERERFLNGHWPRVRDHIALLGLDVNELLDRETA from the coding sequence ATGACAGCGCTCGAGCACGACGACTCACCCGTTTACCTCAAACTCCGCGCCACCATCGCCGCGGCGATCCTGCGCGGCGAATATCGCGCGGGCGACCAGCTTCCCTCGGTGCGCGCGCTCGCCGCCGAGCACGGGGCCAATCCGCTGACTGTCGCCAAGGCCTATCAGAGCTTCCAGGACGACGACTATGTCGAGGTCCGCCGCGGAGTCGGCATGTTCGTGCTGCCGGGCGCGGTCGAGCGGCTGCGCATCGCCGAGCGCGAGCGTTTCCTCAATGGCCATTGGCCGCGGGTACGCGATCACATCGCGCTGCTCGGGCTCGACGTTAACGAGCTTCTCGACCGCGAGACCGCCTGA
- the clpS gene encoding ATP-dependent Clp protease adapter ClpS → MAEDGDDGDDDTGTRDPSVGLATRTRTRTKKPTPYRVLMLNDDYTPMEFVVLCLQRFFRMNMEEATRVMLHVHQRGVGVCGVFSYEVAETKVSQVIDFARQNQHPLQCTLEKA, encoded by the coding sequence ATGGCCGAGGACGGCGACGACGGCGACGACGACACGGGGACGCGCGATCCGTCGGTCGGACTCGCGACGCGGACTCGCACGCGCACCAAGAAGCCGACGCCTTACCGCGTGCTGATGCTCAACGACGATTACACCCCGATGGAGTTCGTCGTGCTCTGCCTGCAGCGCTTCTTCCGGATGAACATGGAGGAGGCGACTCGGGTGATGCTCCACGTCCACCAGCGCGGCGTCGGCGTCTGCGGGGTATTCAGCTACGAAGTCGCCGAGACCAAGGTCAGCCAGGTGATCGATTTCGCCCGGCAGAACCAGCATCCGCTGCAGTGCACGCTGGAAAAAGCTTAG
- a CDS encoding LL-diaminopimelate aminotransferase: MSEEFYRIKRLPPYVIAEVNGMRAAARAAGEDIIDLGMGNPDLPPPDHVIEKLCEVARKPDAHGYSQSKGIPGLRRAQANYYGRRFGVEIDPESEVVVTMGSKEGLASLATAITAPGDVILAPNPSYPIHTFGFIIAGATIRAVPTTPDEHYFESLERAMNFTVPRPSILVVNYPSNPTAETVDLAFYERLVAWARENKVWIISDLAYSELYYDGNPTVSILQVKGAKDVAIEFTSLSKTYSMAGWRIGFAVGNKQLIAAMTRVKSYLDYGAFTPVQAAACAALNGPQDIVEKNRQLYHKRRDVLVESFGRAGWDIPSPRASMFAWAPLPPALAHLGSLEFSKQLLSHAKVAVAPGVGYGENGEGFVRIAMVENEQRLRQAARNVRKYLQSMGVNTPSVKAG; this comes from the coding sequence ATGTCCGAAGAGTTCTACCGCATCAAGCGGCTGCCGCCCTACGTCATCGCCGAGGTAAACGGCATGCGGGCAGCGGCGCGTGCGGCGGGCGAGGACATCATCGATCTCGGCATGGGCAATCCCGATCTGCCGCCGCCCGATCACGTAATCGAAAAGCTCTGCGAAGTCGCCCGCAAGCCCGACGCGCACGGCTATTCGCAGTCCAAGGGCATTCCCGGCCTGCGCCGCGCCCAGGCGAATTATTACGGCCGCCGCTTCGGCGTCGAGATCGACCCCGAGAGCGAAGTGGTCGTGACCATGGGGTCGAAGGAAGGTCTCGCCAGCCTCGCCACGGCGATCACTGCGCCCGGCGACGTAATCCTCGCGCCCAACCCATCGTACCCGATCCACACTTTCGGCTTCATCATCGCCGGCGCCACGATCCGCGCGGTGCCGACCACGCCCGACGAGCATTATTTCGAGAGCCTCGAGCGCGCGATGAACTTCACCGTGCCGCGCCCCTCCATCCTTGTCGTAAATTACCCGTCGAACCCGACCGCCGAGACGGTCGACCTCGCTTTCTACGAACGGCTCGTCGCCTGGGCACGCGAGAACAAGGTCTGGATCATCTCGGACCTCGCTTATTCCGAGCTTTATTACGACGGCAACCCGACCGTCTCGATCCTGCAGGTGAAGGGCGCGAAGGACGTCGCGATCGAATTCACCTCGCTCTCAAAGACCTATTCGATGGCCGGCTGGCGGATCGGCTTCGCGGTCGGCAACAAACAGCTGATCGCGGCGATGACTCGCGTGAAATCCTATCTCGATTACGGCGCCTTCACTCCGGTTCAGGCCGCGGCCTGTGCGGCACTCAACGGCCCGCAGGACATCGTCGAGAAGAATCGCCAGCTCTATCACAAGCGCCGCGACGTGCTGGTCGAGAGCTTCGGCCGCGCGGGCTGGGACATCCCCTCTCCGCGCGCATCGATGTTCGCCTGGGCGCCGCTGCCGCCGGCACTCGCGCATCTCGGCTCCCTCGAATTCTCGAAGCAATTGCTCAGCCATGCCAAGGTCGCAGTCGCGCCCGGCGTCGGTTACGGCGAGAATGGAGAGGGCTTCGTTCGCATCGCAATGGTCGAGAACGAGCAGCGCCTGCGTCAGGCGGCGCGCAACGTGCGGAAGTACCTGCAGTCGATGGGGGTCAACACACCCAGCGTGAAAGCGGGCTAG
- a CDS encoding GFA family protein: MESTDGGCHCGAVRYRVSGEPAATTHCHCADCRRITGGPTLAWAIFPEDKVEILAGEVAVYESSPGVEWGFCARCGSTLTYRRASRPGLFDVTTATLDDPEIFPPEKEIWTGERLSWIRSNPDVPHFARAAGG; this comes from the coding sequence ATGGAGTCGACCGACGGGGGCTGCCATTGCGGCGCGGTGCGCTACCGCGTCAGCGGCGAACCCGCCGCCACAACCCACTGCCATTGCGCCGACTGCCGCCGGATCACCGGCGGGCCGACGCTCGCCTGGGCGATCTTTCCCGAAGACAAGGTGGAGATCCTTGCCGGCGAGGTGGCGGTCTATGAATCGTCGCCCGGAGTGGAATGGGGGTTCTGCGCGCGCTGCGGATCCACCCTTACGTATCGCCGGGCGAGCCGGCCGGGGCTGTTCGACGTTACCACCGCCACGCTCGACGATCCCGAGATCTTTCCGCCCGAGAAGGAAATCTGGACCGGCGAGCGGCTGTCATGGATCCGCTCGAACCCGGACGTGCCGCACTTTGCGCGGGCTGCGGGGGGCTAG
- a CDS encoding nitroreductase family protein, translating into MTFNDRATPLSLLQTRRSGKPRDMVAPGPSLEQLHAIVAIAARTPDHGKLAPWRFVIVPDEARPALALRLVEIQRAEKPDCNARDEEATAQFVTQAPALIVVLSAAVPGHKIPEWEQQLSAGAACMNLLHAAHAMGFVGSWLTGWAAYSEQVRDLFGAAPQRIAGFVFIGTPGRELEERPRGKLSEIVHEWNPGYGPDR; encoded by the coding sequence ATGACCTTCAATGACCGCGCCACGCCGCTCAGTCTTCTCCAGACCCGCCGTTCGGGCAAGCCGCGCGACATGGTGGCGCCCGGGCCGAGCCTCGAACAACTGCATGCGATAGTCGCGATCGCGGCGCGCACGCCTGATCACGGCAAGCTGGCGCCGTGGCGCTTCGTGATCGTACCTGACGAGGCACGGCCTGCGCTGGCGCTCAGGCTGGTCGAGATCCAGCGCGCCGAGAAACCTGACTGCAATGCGCGCGACGAAGAGGCGACGGCGCAGTTCGTGACGCAGGCGCCTGCGTTGATCGTCGTGCTCTCTGCGGCGGTGCCCGGACACAAGATTCCCGAATGGGAACAGCAACTATCGGCAGGGGCGGCGTGCATGAACCTGCTCCATGCGGCGCATGCGATGGGGTTCGTCGGTAGCTGGCTGACCGGTTGGGCCGCCTATTCGGAGCAAGTGCGCGACTTGTTCGGCGCGGCGCCGCAGCGGATCGCCGGGTTCGTCTTCATCGGCACGCCGGGGCGCGAACTCGAGGAGCGGCCGCGCGGCAAACTGTCCGAAATCGTACACGAATGGAATCCCGGGTATGGACCCGATCGCTAA
- a CDS encoding PHA/PHB synthase family protein, with amino-acid sequence MEDTTTPPPRLEDLQHWTWVLGKAQQMMLENGFDLMRQVPTAPAMDPASALRASANFWADTMQLWQRFLDPAHAIPFEETPEQAKDKRFKAPQWREEPVFDFLRQSYFVIADNLLKGVDALEGVDPKQKEQIRFATKGFIDAVSPTNFPATNPQVLEKIVETKGESLLKGLQNMLSDIAKGQMTQTAEGAFELGKNLAMTPGKVIKRTPLYELIQYSPVTEEVYATPLIIFPPWINRFYILDLTPEKSFIGWAVAQGLTVFVVSWKSADASMKDVVWDDYVERGQIDAIDTVREVLGVEGVHAIGYCVAGTTLAATLAVLAARGEPEKVKSATFFTAQVDFSEAGDLQMFVDDDQLARIKSLSGEGFLDGRYMAMTFNLLRGRDLIWSYVTNNYLMGQDYVPFDLLHWNSDVTNLPSTWHLSYLTDLYRDNKLVTPGLLSIAGTPIDLGKVATPTYVQAGREDHIAPAASVWKITHHLKGPLKFVLAGSGHIAGVVNPPAAGKYQYWVNNAKVETLAEFMAGAKETKGSWWPDWVGWIESVDSRKVGAKGARVPGKGKLKAIEDAPGSYVRTR; translated from the coding sequence ATGGAAGATACCACGACGCCGCCTCCCCGCCTCGAGGACCTCCAGCACTGGACCTGGGTGTTGGGCAAGGCACAGCAGATGATGCTCGAGAATGGCTTCGATCTGATGCGCCAGGTGCCGACGGCCCCGGCGATGGATCCGGCGAGCGCGCTCAGGGCCAGTGCGAACTTCTGGGCCGACACGATGCAGCTGTGGCAGCGCTTCCTTGATCCGGCGCATGCGATTCCGTTCGAGGAGACGCCCGAACAGGCGAAGGACAAGCGCTTCAAGGCGCCGCAATGGCGGGAGGAGCCGGTGTTCGACTTCCTGCGCCAGAGCTATTTCGTGATTGCCGACAATCTGCTGAAGGGCGTCGACGCACTGGAAGGCGTCGATCCGAAGCAGAAGGAGCAGATCCGCTTCGCGACCAAAGGCTTCATCGACGCAGTGAGCCCGACCAATTTCCCCGCGACAAATCCGCAGGTGCTCGAGAAGATCGTCGAGACCAAGGGCGAGAGCCTGCTCAAGGGCCTGCAGAACATGTTGTCGGACATCGCCAAGGGGCAGATGACGCAGACGGCGGAAGGTGCGTTCGAACTGGGCAAGAACCTTGCGATGACGCCGGGCAAGGTGATCAAACGCACGCCGCTCTACGAGCTGATCCAATATTCGCCGGTAACCGAGGAGGTCTATGCCACGCCGCTGATCATCTTCCCGCCCTGGATCAATCGCTTCTACATCCTCGACCTGACCCCGGAGAAGAGTTTCATCGGCTGGGCGGTCGCGCAGGGGCTGACCGTGTTCGTCGTGTCGTGGAAGTCTGCCGACGCCAGCATGAAGGACGTGGTGTGGGACGATTATGTCGAACGCGGCCAGATCGACGCGATCGACACTGTCCGGGAGGTGCTCGGTGTCGAAGGGGTGCATGCGATCGGCTATTGCGTAGCGGGGACGACGTTGGCGGCAACGCTGGCCGTGCTCGCAGCGCGGGGCGAGCCCGAAAAAGTGAAGAGCGCGACCTTCTTCACCGCGCAGGTGGATTTCTCCGAGGCCGGCGACCTGCAGATGTTCGTCGATGACGATCAGCTGGCGCGGATCAAGAGCCTCAGCGGCGAAGGATTCCTCGACGGGCGCTATATGGCGATGACTTTCAACCTGTTGCGTGGCCGCGACCTGATCTGGAGCTATGTGACCAACAATTATCTGATGGGGCAGGATTACGTGCCGTTCGATCTGCTTCACTGGAATTCGGACGTCACCAACCTGCCCTCGACCTGGCATTTGAGCTATCTCACGGATCTGTACCGCGACAACAAATTGGTGACGCCGGGGCTGCTCTCGATCGCGGGAACCCCGATCGATCTCGGCAAGGTGGCGACTCCGACCTATGTCCAGGCTGGTCGCGAGGACCATATCGCACCTGCAGCAAGCGTGTGGAAAATCACCCACCATCTCAAGGGGCCGCTCAAGTTCGTGCTCGCCGGATCGGGGCACATCGCCGGGGTGGTGAACCCGCCGGCCGCGGGGAAATACCAATATTGGGTCAACAACGCGAAGGTCGAGACGCTCGCCGAGTTCATGGCCGGCGCGAAGGAGACCAAGGGAAGCTGGTGGCCCGATTGGGTTGGGTGGATCGAAAGCGTCGATTCGAGGAAGGTGGGTGCAAAAGGTGCACGTGTGCCCGGAAAGGGCAAGCTCAAGGCGATCGAGGATGCACCGGGGAGCTACGTCCGCACGCGCTGA
- the phaP gene encoding phasin family protein (Members of this family are phasins (small proteins associated with inclusions such as PHA granules). Note that several different families of phasins have been named PhaP despite very little sequence similarity to each other.), which yields MQCTQLLFICCIAAIVRGPSHMATKGPKAPAKPIAPKPAARATKPAAPKAEAVAAKTEKKPVPKAVIEAVAPVNAAGPAPVVETASQEVVKTVRVAAEQTEVAVAETVNAAEAVIETAAAPIVKETSTMATNFENNTVKAQALFADWNDRTKTAVEKSTKLVEEANEFAKGNLEAVVESSRIAAKGLETLGQDAAEYGRKSFENATAALKTLATVKSPADFFKLQSDFVRGAFDAYVAEASKNTEAVLKLAGDAAQPISGRFAVAAEKVKTVA from the coding sequence TTGCAATGCACGCAACTGCTCTTTATATGCTGCATTGCAGCAATAGTCAGGGGACCGAGTCACATGGCCACCAAGGGACCGAAAGCGCCGGCGAAGCCGATCGCTCCGAAGCCTGCGGCGCGCGCCACGAAGCCGGCAGCGCCCAAGGCTGAGGCTGTCGCAGCCAAAACCGAGAAGAAGCCCGTGCCGAAAGCCGTCATCGAAGCAGTTGCTCCGGTGAATGCTGCCGGACCGGCTCCGGTCGTGGAAACAGCGTCGCAGGAAGTAGTGAAAACCGTTCGAGTGGCGGCAGAGCAGACTGAAGTCGCCGTCGCGGAAACCGTCAACGCAGCCGAAGCCGTCATCGAGACCGCCGCGGCGCCCATCGTCAAGGAAACCAGCACCATGGCTACCAATTTCGAGAACAACACCGTCAAGGCCCAAGCTCTGTTCGCCGACTGGAACGATCGCACCAAGACCGCCGTCGAGAAGTCGACCAAGCTGGTCGAGGAAGCCAACGAGTTCGCCAAGGGCAACCTCGAGGCCGTCGTCGAGTCGAGCCGCATCGCTGCCAAGGGCCTCGAGACCCTCGGCCAGGATGCTGCCGAATATGGCCGCAAGTCGTTCGAGAACGCGACTGCCGCACTGAAGACGCTCGCGACCGTCAAGTCGCCGGCCGATTTCTTCAAGCTGCAGAGCGACTTCGTTCGCGGCGCATTCGACGCGTATGTCGCTGAAGCTTCGAAGAATACCGAAGCCGTGCTCAAGCTCGCCGGCGACGCCGCGCAGCCGATCTCCGGTCGCTTCGCGGTTGCCGCCGAGAAGGTGAAGACCGTCGCCTGA
- the murA gene encoding UDP-N-acetylglucosamine 1-carboxyvinyltransferase → MDRILIRGGNRLSGKIAISGAKNAALTLMPCALLTDEPLTLRNLPRLADVDSFGHLLNELGASTAIEGTRPNDFGRVMTTRAGKLTSTVAPYDIVRKMRASILVLGPLLGRAGEATVSLPGGCAIGNRPIDLHLKALQAMGAEIEVAAGYVKASAPGGRIAGGRFRFPVVSVGATENALMAAATARGTTVLENAAREPEIVDLCNLLVAMGARIDGIHSETLTIEGVDRLHGATYAVMPDRIEAGSYACAAAITGGDLELVGADAGDMRATLDALIEAGVTVEEKRDSVRIAAPNGIKPLTLSTAPFPGFATDMQAQFMAMLCKADGASVLTETIFENRYMHVPELARMGANIDVRGRTAVVHGVDKLVGAPVMATDLRASMSLILAGLVAEGETQVQRVYHLDRGYERLEEKLQGVGADIERVGDG, encoded by the coding sequence ATGGACCGTATCCTCATCCGCGGCGGAAACCGCCTTTCCGGAAAAATCGCCATTTCGGGCGCGAAAAACGCCGCGTTGACGCTGATGCCCTGCGCATTGCTGACCGACGAACCGCTCACGCTGCGAAATCTGCCACGGCTGGCCGACGTCGACAGCTTCGGACATCTACTGAATGAGCTCGGCGCCTCGACGGCGATCGAGGGTACCCGCCCCAATGATTTCGGCCGGGTGATGACCACGCGCGCCGGCAAGCTGACCTCGACCGTCGCGCCCTATGACATCGTGCGCAAGATGCGGGCGTCGATCCTCGTGCTCGGGCCGCTGCTCGGCCGCGCCGGCGAAGCGACGGTATCGCTGCCCGGCGGCTGCGCGATCGGCAACCGGCCGATCGACCTGCATCTCAAGGCATTGCAGGCGATGGGCGCCGAGATCGAGGTTGCCGCGGGCTATGTGAAGGCGAGCGCGCCGGGCGGGCGGATTGCGGGCGGACGCTTCCGCTTCCCGGTGGTGTCGGTGGGCGCGACCGAGAATGCGCTGATGGCGGCGGCGACCGCGAGGGGCACGACCGTGCTCGAAAATGCTGCGCGCGAGCCCGAGATCGTCGATCTGTGCAATCTGCTGGTCGCGATGGGTGCCCGGATCGACGGCATCCATAGCGAGACGCTTACCATCGAAGGCGTCGACCGGCTGCATGGCGCGACCTATGCGGTGATGCCCGACCGGATCGAGGCAGGCAGCTATGCCTGCGCCGCGGCGATCACCGGCGGCGATCTCGAACTGGTCGGCGCGGATGCGGGCGACATGCGTGCGACGCTCGACGCGCTGATCGAGGCAGGCGTCACGGTCGAGGAGAAGCGCGATTCGGTCCGCATCGCCGCGCCGAACGGGATCAAGCCGCTGACCTTGTCGACCGCGCCGTTCCCCGGCTTCGCCACCGACATGCAGGCGCAGTTCATGGCGATGCTGTGCAAGGCCGACGGCGCCAGCGTGCTCACCGAGACGATCTTTGAGAACCGCTACATGCACGTGCCCGAGCTGGCGCGGATGGGCGCCAATATCGACGTGCGCGGGCGGACCGCAGTGGTGCACGGCGTCGACAAGCTGGTCGGTGCCCCGGTGATGGCGACCGATCTGCGCGCGTCGATGAGCCTGATCCTCGCCGGGCTGGTCGCCGAGGGCGAAACGCAGGTCCAGCGCGTCTACCATCTCGACCGCGGCTATGAGCGGCTGGAAGAGAAGCTCCAGGGCGTCGGCGCCGATATTGAGCGTGTCGGCGACGGCTAG
- a CDS encoding peptide MFS transporter: MVETPTADSPAEPDISHVNPAAEKTWFGHPRQLARMFTTEMWERFGFYGMRALLTLYLTQHFMFGDRQATGIYGGFTALVYLTPLIGGYLADQFLGSKRAVKFGAIVMSLGYLILCFGGPTAQPHASIDGQRYEVSIEKAGDREVRYVVDGARKLEIKGNDDGSVDLLENGAPVRKIAKGAFESDADRSPFYVMVMLIGLSMVSTGNGFFKPNISTMVGELYQVGDRRRDAGFTIFYMGINIGSFFSQILCPLLAVVLGWWAGFGLAAIGMMVSWALIQFNGNSLAGYGEPPARPEVERQQWFIYAGALLIVPVFYFLYVNLMNSVEPAAGSGILGYIASLPLMGKFLFGTFLLSVPGILIWSFVAGSRQEFQMMLAAMTLIVFNVVFWTLFEQAGSSLTLFADRNTDLSVFGLFSITAPQTQFFNAAFIILLAPFMSMLWTGLARRGLEPSIPVKFGIALIGVAGGFLLLVWGASFADTNFQVGLWWLAGLYLIHSFAELCISPVGLSMITKLSIARVVGLMMGVWFLSISVAQYFAGMIAQIASVDTVGGQVTNLKVSLNTYLDMFTLISYWAIGLGVLLLLLSWPLKKWMHGVT, encoded by the coding sequence ATGGTCGAAACGCCAACCGCCGACAGCCCGGCAGAACCCGATATCAGCCACGTCAATCCCGCGGCGGAAAAGACCTGGTTCGGCCATCCCCGCCAGCTCGCGCGCATGTTCACCACCGAGATGTGGGAGCGCTTCGGCTTCTACGGCATGCGCGCGCTGCTCACGCTCTACCTCACCCAGCATTTCATGTTCGGCGACCGGCAGGCGACGGGTATCTATGGCGGGTTCACTGCGCTGGTTTACCTCACTCCGCTAATCGGCGGGTACCTCGCCGACCAGTTCCTCGGCTCGAAGCGCGCCGTGAAGTTCGGCGCGATCGTCATGTCGCTGGGCTATCTGATCCTGTGCTTCGGCGGCCCGACCGCGCAGCCTCACGCGAGCATCGACGGCCAGCGCTACGAAGTCTCGATCGAAAAGGCCGGTGATCGCGAAGTCCGCTATGTCGTAGACGGCGCGCGCAAGCTCGAGATCAAGGGCAATGACGACGGCTCGGTCGACCTGCTCGAGAATGGCGCGCCAGTCCGCAAGATCGCCAAGGGCGCCTTCGAATCGGACGCTGATCGCAGCCCGTTCTACGTGATGGTGATGCTGATCGGCCTGTCGATGGTGTCGACCGGCAACGGCTTCTTCAAGCCCAACATCTCCACGATGGTCGGCGAACTGTACCAAGTCGGCGACAGGCGACGCGACGCCGGCTTCACCATCTTCTACATGGGCATCAACATCGGATCGTTCTTCTCCCAGATCCTCTGCCCGTTGCTTGCAGTGGTGCTCGGCTGGTGGGCGGGCTTCGGCCTCGCCGCGATCGGCATGATGGTCTCGTGGGCGCTGATCCAGTTCAACGGCAACTCGCTCGCCGGTTATGGGGAGCCACCGGCACGCCCCGAGGTCGAGCGCCAGCAATGGTTCATCTATGCCGGCGCGCTATTGATCGTGCCGGTGTTCTACTTCCTCTACGTCAACCTGATGAACTCGGTCGAGCCCGCGGCGGGATCGGGGATCCTCGGCTACATCGCCTCACTGCCGCTGATGGGCAAATTCCTGTTCGGCACCTTCCTTCTCTCGGTCCCGGGCATTCTGATCTGGTCGTTCGTCGCGGGCAGCCGCCAGGAATTCCAGATGATGCTCGCGGCAATGACGCTGATCGTGTTCAACGTGGTGTTCTGGACCTTGTTCGAGCAGGCCGGCTCGTCGCTCACTCTGTTCGCCGACCGCAATACCGATCTCTCGGTGTTCGGCTTGTTCAGCATCACCGCCCCGCAGACCCAGTTCTTCAACGCCGCCTTCATCATCCTGCTCGCGCCGTTCATGAGCATGTTGTGGACCGGCCTCGCCAGGCGCGGGCTCGAGCCCTCAATTCCGGTCAAATTCGGCATCGCGTTGATCGGCGTGGCGGGCGGCTTCCTGCTGCTCGTCTGGGGCGCCAGCTTCGCCGATACCAACTTTCAGGTCGGGCTCTGGTGGCTTGCGGGCCTATATCTAATCCACAGCTTCGCCGAGCTTTGCATCTCGCCGGTGGGTCTCAGCATGATCACAAAGCTGTCGATCGCGCGCGTGGTCGGGTTGATGATGGGCGTGTGGTTCCTGTCGATCTCGGTGGCGCAATATTTCGCCGGGATGATCGCGCAGATCGCCAGCGTCGATACGGTGGGTGGGCAGGTGACCAACCTCAAGGTCAGCCTCAATACCTACCTCGATATGTTCACCTTGATCTCCTATTGGGCGATCGGGCTGGGCGTGCTCCTGCTGCTGCTCAGCTGGCCGCTCAAGAAATGGATGCACGGGGTCACATAG